A stretch of DNA from Triticum dicoccoides isolate Atlit2015 ecotype Zavitan chromosome 2A, WEW_v2.0, whole genome shotgun sequence:
AACTCAGTTTTGTCATGGTTTACAGTCAGGTTACATCTGACCCACAACTTATATAGTGTCGTGTTTTATTCAACATATACTCGATAATTAGATCATGTCAGTAATTAGAACATATCAACAGGGAACTATCATGGATGAAATGGTGCCAATACACTGAATTAACAAGTTCAGGCACAAACTGAAAGAATGCTTCATCTAGCGATTGCATGTTTCCCTTATCGATGCTAGCGGCCGTCAACACCGAAGACCAGCAAGGTAAATAAACACCAACCATCGATCTTGGCAAACCCAGGGGGTAGAATCTTGGAAGTACATTGAACTGAGTGTCTATTCTTTTTGTGGATTCGATTTTGGCCAGATGGACAGGACGTCGGTCCCGGGGGACACGATCGACTACGTGAAGGAGCTGTTGGAGAGGATACAACGGCTGCAGTTGGAGTTATAGGAGTCACGCTGCTGTGGGTATGGCTGCCGGGTGTGTTCCAGCAGCAGAATCCCAACGAGATGCTGGCCAGGAAAAGCTCCAAGGTGAGGAATTGAAGCCACCCACTGTCGCCAGAGGAGAGCCGCTTCATTTTTTCTATAACTTGAAAAATAGTGAGAGCAAGATACTTTGAGTATCATTTTCTGCGAGGAAACAATGAGTAGCAATTTGATTAGTTTGGTAGGTGTAACACACATTCACGCAATTCTCA
This window harbors:
- the LOC119353312 gene encoding uncharacterized protein LOC119353312, with translation MFPLSMLAAVNTEDQQDGQDVGPGGHDRLREGAVGEDTTAAVGVIGVTLLWVWLPGVFQQQNPNEMLARKSSKAIRHAHLKIELSISIMVTYRRLIRSARL